The genome window GGTTTCAAGGGTGAGGTTGAGCGTCTTTTCATCCATAAAGGCAACCATCAGCACGTCGCCACTCTCATGATCCTGGATGACCGCCGGGATCAACCCACCCATCTTGTCGAAATCAATCGAAATCATCACTGCTCCTCGTATCGTGAGATGGAGTGCGTCACTCCTCTTCCATTCCCCATCGGTCGACCATCCTGATCCGATGCAGGACATTCTGGCCGCTGACCTCGTCCATGATCTTGTCGGCCTCTTCCGCGGTAAAGCCGACCTTGGGCCTGACCCCCATCCAGTGGGTGGCGTCCCCCACCGGGGCATCCATCGATCGGGGCAGCGGCGGACCCGGCTTGTACTTGTCGTTGACGAACAGTGCCGCCTCATACTGACGCGGCCGCCGTACCAGTTTCACGTCGATCAGAAACCCGCTCTTCAGGGTCTTGGAAAGAATGGTATCGATGACTTCCATATCCTTGGGGATATCAGACGAATCGAGCATGGGAACCTCCAAAATTCGGTTATCCTAAATCAAAGATTTTCCATTTGCAAGTTTCATGTATCGCGGATCAGCCGCCACTCTGCAACCGCTGCCGAACGACCTCGAACAGTGCGACGCTCCCCGCAACCGCGGCATTGAGCGATCCTACCCCGCCCGTGAGCGGTATCGACAAAAGGAGGTCGCAGCTCTTCCGGACCAGGGGCCTGATCCCCTCCCCCTCGCTTCCGATCACCATGGCCACCTTGCCGCGCAGGTCCTGCTGATACAGGGTGGTCCGGGCATCCTGGTCGAGTCCGTAGACCCAATACCCCGCTTCCTTCAGCTGATCCAGGGCCTGGACGAGATTGGTGACCCGGGCAACCGGGACGGTCTCCACTGCCCCGGCAGAAACCCGCTCCACCGCCGGGGTGACGCCGACGGCGCGGTCCTTGACAATGACCACGCCCAGGACTCCGGCACAGGCAGCGCTTCTAACCAGAGAGCCCAGGTTTGCAGGGTCCTGAATGGAATCCAGCACCAGCACCACCCCTGCCTCCGCGCCCTTCCATGCCGCGACCAGATCGTCCAGATCGGCATAGGGAAACGGCTCGACGCGCAGGACAACGCCCTGATGGTATTCGTTGCCGCAGAGGCGGAAAAGATCCTGCTTCTGCCGTTGGCGCACCGGCACACCCTTTTCGGCGGCGAGTTCGAGCAGCTTGGCAAAACGGCGGTCGCTCCCCGGCGGAGGAGAGGCAAACAGCTCAAAGGCCCTCCTCTTGCCGCGAAGGGCCTCTGTTACGGCATTGATGCCGTAGACTATCTCATCGGTCACGTTATGAACCATTCCCCGGCTGCGCCTGCAGCAGGACTAGCGGATGAACTCCTATTGCACCATCTCCTCGACGATCAGCTCGGCAGCGCGCACCGGATCGGGTGCGGCGCTGATCGGCCGGCCGATCACCAGATAGTCGGCACCCGACTGGATCGCCTCCCGCGGGGTCATGATCCGCTTCTGATCGTCAGCCGCGGCAAAGGCAGGACGAACACCCGGCGTCACGATCAGGAAATCGGCGCCGCAGGCCTCCCTGATGAGCGGGACCTCGCGGGGCGATGCAACGACACCGTCGACCCCGGCCTTGTGCGCCAGCCGGGCTAACCGCACCACCTGCTCCTCGACCGGCACGCCTATCCCGATCTCCCGGAGGGTTTCCCCGGTGGACGAGGTCAGGACGGTTACCGCCAGCACCTTGGCCCGCTCAGCGCCCTTGAACTCGCGGTCCAGGGTATCAACGGTCGTTGCCATCATCTCGTAGCCACCCAGGGCGTGCAGGTTGAAGAGCTTCACCCCCAGGCGGGCTGCCTCCAAGGAAGCCATGGCAACGGTGTTGGGGATATCGTGGTACTTGAGGTCCAGAAAGACCTGGCCGCCGGCCTGCAGGATCGTCCGGACCGCTTCCGGACCGCAGGCGGTATAGAGCTGCTTGCCGATCTTGAACATGCCCACGTGGGGAGCCAGCAGTCCGGCCCACCGTCGCACCTCGTCCATGCCCGGAACGTCCAGGGCAAAGATGATCCGGGATCGCGCCTCGTCTTTCGTCATAACAACCTCAACCATTACAGGATATTTTACAACTCAAGTGACTGTTTTACCGTTGCTATCACCTTCGCAACCGCGTCTTCGACCGGGAGGATCTCCACCTCGCCGCTACGACGGTCTTTCAGTTCCACGTTGCCGTCGGCAAGATGCTTGCTTCCCACGACGATCCGCAGGGGGATCCCGATCAGGTCGGCATCCTTGAACTTGAAGCCGGGCCGCTCGTCGCGGTCGTCCAGGAGCACCTCCACGCCGGCGCCGGTGAGCCGGGCATAGAGCTGTTCGGCAGCCTGCACCACCGGCTCGTCCTTGACGCTCAGTGCCGATATGATGCAATGGAACGGCGCGATCGGCACCGGAAAGATGATACCGTTGTCGTCATGGTTCTGCTCGATGCAGGCCGCCACGGTTCGACCGATGCCGATGCCGTAGCACCCCATGAAGATGATCTGCTCCTGGCCCGAGGCATCCAGATAGGTAGCCTTCAAGGCCTTGGAATATTTGGTGCCGAGCTTGAAGACGTGACCCACCTCGATGCCGCGCCACATCTCCAGGGTGCCGGTGCTGCAGCGGGGGCACGGGTCGCCATGGGCAACGGAGCGGACATCGGCAAACTCCGACACCGTGCAGTCCCGCTCCAGGTTCACATTCTTCAGATGGAAGTCCGCAAGATTGGCGCCGGCAACGAAATTCCGCATGCCGCGCACCGCAACATCGGCAATGATGCGCAGGGAGAGACCGATCGGGCCGATATATCCCACCGGCGAACCAGTGGTTTTGGTGATGATCTCGTCGCTGGCCATCTCCAGGGTCTCGCAGCCGAGATAGTTCTTCAGCTTGATCTCGTTCAGCTCGTGGTCGCCCCGCACCATGACAGCCACCGGCACGGCGTCCGCCAGCAGGATCAGCATCTTCACGGTGGTTGCGGCAGGCACCCCGAGGAATTCGCTGACCTCATCGATGGTCTTCTTCCCCGGCGTGGCAACCTTTTCCAGCGGCCGCGGCTCGGCATGTTCCACGGTCTCCACTTGTCGTGCCTCGGCCTTTTCCACATTGGCGGCATAATCACAGGCGCTGCACGAGACAATGGCATCCTCGCCCGATTCGGCCAGGACCATAAACTCGTGCGAAGAGGAACCGCCAATGGAGCCGGTATCCGCCTCTACCGCCCTGAACTTCAGTCCGCACCGTTCGAAGATCCGGCGATAGGCGCGGTACATCTTGTCATAGGAGCCGTCTGCTGCCGCGCTATCCACATCGAAGGAGTAGGCGTCCTTCATGATGAACTCGCGACCCCGCATCAGCCCGAAACGGGGACGGATCTCGTCCCGGAACTTGGTCTGGATCTGGTAGAGGTTCAGCGGCAACTGGCGATAGCTGCGCACCTCGCGGCGGATGATGTCGGTGACCACCTCTTCGTGGGTCGGTCCGAGACAGAATTCGGTATCCTTTCGGTCCTTGATCCTGAGCAGTTCCTTGCCGTACTGCTCCCAGCGGCCCGATTCCTGCCAGAGTTCGGAAGGGGTCACCATCGGCATCAGGATCTCGATGGCGCCGGCCCGGTTCATCTCCTCGCGGACGATGTTCTCCACCTTGCGCAGCGAGCGCAACCCCAGGGGAAGATAATTGTAAAGACCTGCCGCCACCTTGCGGATCATGCCGGCACGGAGCATCAACTGGTGGGAAATCACCTCGGCATCCGCCGGGGTTTCTTTCACGGTGGGGATGAAATACTGGGAATATCGCATTGCTACCTCGCCTGCTTGTATGTTGTACGGGATACAACGTCCGTATGGGTTCCACAGATGAACAGCGGATCTGCATCCGCCGCTTTCCGGAACTGACAGGGGGGAATGACGCGGATCTGCGGAAAGCTCACGACACTGAAACGACAGCAGACCGACAGGGCAGGAACCCTTGCGGGACGCTCAGTGTGAGGTGCGGCTGGCTGCAGCCAGGGCCTGGACCTCGGCAACCAGGGCATCGGCCAGTTCCGCCTCGGGGATCTTGCGGACGATTTCGCCGTGCCGGAACAGAAGCCCCTCCCCGCGGCCGCCTGCCACCCCCACATCGGCTTCGCGGGCCTCGCCGGGACCGTTCACCACGCAGCCCATGACTGCAACGGTCAACGGTGCATCCAGGTCTTTCAAGCGCTCTTCCACTTCCTGGGCAACGCCGATCAGGTCGATGCCGCAGCGGCCGCAGGTGGGACAGGAAACGAAGTTGATCCCCCGCTGGCGCAGGCCGAGCGCCTTGAGGATCTCGAAACCGACCCGGACCTCATCCACCGGATCGCCGGTGAGCGAAACGCGGAGCGTGTCGCCGATCCCTTCGGCAAGCAGGATGCCGAGCCCAACTGCAGACTTGATGGTACCGGAGAAGATCGTGCCCGCCTCGGTGATGCCGATATGGAGCGGATAGTCGACGCTGGCCGAGAGGAGGCGGTAGGCCGCCACGGTCTTCGGCACGTCGGATGCCTTGAGGGAGATCTTGATCTGGTCGTAACCGAGTTCTTCCAGTATCCGGACATGGCCCAGGGCCGAATCGACCATGGCCTGGGCAGTGGGATGGCCGTATTTGACGAGCAGTTCCTTCTCCAGGGAGCCGGCATTGACGCCGATCCGGATCGGCACCCGCCGCTCGGAGGCGGCCTTCACCACCTCGGCGACCTTCCACCGCTCGCCGATATTTCCCGGATTGAGGCGCAGGCCGTCGATGCCACCCTCCAGTACCTTCAGAGCCAGCTTGTAGTCGAAATGAATGTCGGCAATGACCGGAATGGCGCTTTCGGCCTTGATCCGCCCCAGAGCCTCCGCAGCCTCCATGTCGAGCACGGCGCAGCGGACCAGCTCGCAGCCGGCCGCGGTCAACTGCCCGATCTGGGCCAGGGTGGCGGCAACATCACGGGTATCGGTGTTGCACATGGATTGGACCGAGCAGGGGGCACCCCCCCCGACGGTGACATTGCCAACGGATATCTGCCTGGTAAGTCGTTTCACAATCGCGAATAGTAGGTGAACAGGCGGGAAAAGTCAAGGGAGGAGGCCGGCAAGCCCCAGGAAATTGAGGATGAGCCGTTGCGATGCATCGGCATAGTCAGGCTGCAGCCGGTCGAATTCGCTCAGGAGCCGCTGGGCATCCGCCGCGGCAAGGGGCGGTTCCACCGCAATTTCCTGGGCCCAGGTGGCGACGATGGCAGCGGTCACCTCGGGATGGAACT of Geobacter sp. contains these proteins:
- a CDS encoding proline--tRNA ligase, whose product is MRYSQYFIPTVKETPADAEVISHQLMLRAGMIRKVAAGLYNYLPLGLRSLRKVENIVREEMNRAGAIEILMPMVTPSELWQESGRWEQYGKELLRIKDRKDTEFCLGPTHEEVVTDIIRREVRSYRQLPLNLYQIQTKFRDEIRPRFGLMRGREFIMKDAYSFDVDSAAADGSYDKMYRAYRRIFERCGLKFRAVEADTGSIGGSSSHEFMVLAESGEDAIVSCSACDYAANVEKAEARQVETVEHAEPRPLEKVATPGKKTIDEVSEFLGVPAATTVKMLILLADAVPVAVMVRGDHELNEIKLKNYLGCETLEMASDEIITKTTGSPVGYIGPIGLSLRIIADVAVRGMRNFVAGANLADFHLKNVNLERDCTVSEFADVRSVAHGDPCPRCSTGTLEMWRGIEVGHVFKLGTKYSKALKATYLDASGQEQIIFMGCYGIGIGRTVAACIEQNHDDNGIIFPVPIAPFHCIISALSVKDEPVVQAAEQLYARLTGAGVEVLLDDRDERPGFKFKDADLIGIPLRIVVGSKHLADGNVELKDRRSGEVEILPVEDAVAKVIATVKQSLEL
- the rlmB gene encoding 23S rRNA (guanosine(2251)-2'-O)-methyltransferase RlmB is translated as MTDEIVYGINAVTEALRGKRRAFELFASPPPGSDRRFAKLLELAAEKGVPVRQRQKQDLFRLCGNEYHQGVVLRVEPFPYADLDDLVAAWKGAEAGVVLVLDSIQDPANLGSLVRSAACAGVLGVVIVKDRAVGVTPAVERVSAGAVETVPVARVTNLVQALDQLKEAGYWVYGLDQDARTTLYQQDLRGKVAMVIGSEGEGIRPLVRKSCDLLLSIPLTGGVGSLNAAVAGSVALFEVVRQRLQSGG
- the ispG gene encoding flavodoxin-dependent (E)-4-hydroxy-3-methylbut-2-enyl-diphosphate synthase — encoded protein: MKRLTRQISVGNVTVGGGAPCSVQSMCNTDTRDVAATLAQIGQLTAAGCELVRCAVLDMEAAEALGRIKAESAIPVIADIHFDYKLALKVLEGGIDGLRLNPGNIGERWKVAEVVKAASERRVPIRIGVNAGSLEKELLVKYGHPTAQAMVDSALGHVRILEELGYDQIKISLKASDVPKTVAAYRLLSASVDYPLHIGITEAGTIFSGTIKSAVGLGILLAEGIGDTLRVSLTGDPVDEVRVGFEILKALGLRQRGINFVSCPTCGRCGIDLIGVAQEVEERLKDLDAPLTVAVMGCVVNGPGEAREADVGVAGGRGEGLLFRHGEIVRKIPEAELADALVAEVQALAAASRTSH
- the pyrF gene encoding orotidine-5'-phosphate decarboxylase; this encodes MTKDEARSRIIFALDVPGMDEVRRWAGLLAPHVGMFKIGKQLYTACGPEAVRTILQAGGQVFLDLKYHDIPNTVAMASLEAARLGVKLFNLHALGGYEMMATTVDTLDREFKGAERAKVLAVTVLTSSTGETLREIGIGVPVEEQVVRLARLAHKAGVDGVVASPREVPLIREACGADFLIVTPGVRPAFAAADDQKRIMTPREAIQSGADYLVIGRPISAAPDPVRAAELIVEEMVQ